The Chaetodon trifascialis isolate fChaTrf1 chromosome 11, fChaTrf1.hap1, whole genome shotgun sequence nucleotide sequence aaactgacagtgTCAGTAGTATTAAGATTCCTTCCTTTTCATGTTCATGCTCATAAGTCCTCTGCTTGCAATGCATGGACaatgtctgctgctctgagactTATCAGAAGAATGCTGACCCCAAGGATAACTCTAGCTGCCTTTGTGCTCTTCATCCCAGCATCTCAGTGCTTAACAACAAATGGTACAGTATGCACTCAAGTTTTCTTATGTGACATATTCTTTATGTCATATCTGTATGTAATGCCTGTCTTCCAGATACGTTTGAGAGCTGTTAATATGTCTTGGTGCTGATGCAAAGATCAGCAGTTCTCATACATTTGTCTGAATAGGTATTGTACTAGAATCTCATTCGCTTCACTACAGGATGGTGTTTTGTAAATTATAATTGTGATTATGTGGACAGTGTACATGTGGACATGTCAATATAGCCTTATTAAAAAAACTTTCAATTTGGGCAAAGCAAAAAGCTGACACAGCTACAGACTGTATTTCAAGGACGCTCTGAATGCATCTGTCAGAGTTAAACAGGAAACTATGTTTTAAAGGGACAACAGCTCCAGTTGAAATGCACCAAGTCGTTCTAAATGCTGCACTCCAGAAAAGTCCTACAAAGCACATCCATGTGCAAGAATAGAACCGCATACAACATAATTTAAATCgattttctttccatttccgTGCAGATTCCCCATTCGCACTCTCGAACAAGGCCACTGGTTTTTGTTTGCTGAAAAGATCAACCCGCTGCCTTGACGTGCGCTGGACGACTGGCGATCGACTTTTTGTTACCACAACCAAAAAGTGCCTGGGAGCGCAGGGTAAAAGTGTGGGGAGTGAAGTAAGCCTCTATGATTGTGACGACAAGAGTGACCTCCAAAAGTGGGAATGCAGGAATGAAACACTGCTTGCCCTCAAAGGCCAACAGCTCTACATTGAAGTAAAGCCTGATGAATCAATTGCTCTCTCCAGAAACGTCGGGCCAAACAACCAACTCACAATCACAGGGACATCCAGTGGTGCTTGCTCGAGAACATACAGAGGTACAGTATGAAAACCTCTGCTCTGAAGTCAACTGTCATTGAGAACCTCAAGGTGAAGAACACAGTCCATGAGCAATTTAACTTAACAGCGTTGAGAGCACTCTTCCTTTAAGCTGACTTGCATCACTGTACGGCTATTGTCGATCACTGCTGCTGGTGGGCAGGCTGTTAGTTGACTACTCTTGATTTTTACTGGGATTTATCAAACACCTAATCTCAAAACCTATTGAATACAAATGTCATCGGAAGTATGATCAAGCAGAATGATGCATCACGTTCCTTCTCATGAAATTTTGGTTATGCATGCCTGCAGTATGGAGTATGGTGAAGAAaaaattttaatgatttttatcAGCCCTGCAAGAAATTTGTAAAACAATACATATTTACAGCCAATTCAATTTTAGAAGATTTAATTTGGTCAACCTCTTTTTCCCTTTCAGAACTTTATACCATTGAAGGAAATGCGTTTGGTAAGATCTGCATGTTTCCCTTCCTGTACAAAGACCGGTGGTATGGAGACTGCACCACGTACGACTCCTCAGCAAAGCGTCTTTGGTGTGCAACTGGAACAAAATTTGAACATGAACAGTGGGGATACTGCCCAACTACTTGTGAGTACTGCATTCGAGAGCTCTACACAAACTTTCAGACAGCACACATTAGATAAACCGTCCTGAAGATTTATTTTCCATATTTCTGTATTGATGCACAGCCACAGACCACTGGGCAAAAAACCTTGTAACTGGAGCATATTACCAGCTCAACACACAGTCAGTTCTGACGTGGGCTCAGGCTGAAGCcagctgcaaacagcagagtgCCTCCCTGCTCAGTGTCACTGATCCCAACGAGCAGGCTTTCATCTCAGGTAAGGTGCCAACTGGTGGATGTTTGCTGGCTCTGAAATACAATTTTTGACAAGTTTTGTTCTGGAGTGATATGAAGCCTCTGCACTTCAAGTTTATTTTGAGTTCAACTGCAAAAAATATTAACATCTGATCCTCATTAGGGACATTAATCTTGTTAGAGTTCCCTGCACGGTATATTACTTTACTTGTGTTTTCAAGCATTTGGATTATgtccctgtgtttgtttcacagattcttgtctttttgtggcattttgttATTAAGCAATGAAAAAGAGGAACAACGTGGAAAAGAGGAACAATTTCTTTactccttttctgttttgtccctctcaaccacacaaacactcataaacacacagcatttcTGGGATCTGGGAAACACAAACTTTGGATTGGGTTGGTCCTGGACCCAGAACATGGCTGGCAGTGGTCTGATATGAAGCCCTTCCGTTATCTGAGATGGACTACAGGTAAGTCACTCTTTGTATGTGACAGAGGTTACTCATACTTCAAAACCAAAGCCAATACAGTTCACCTCAGCTCTTTAAAGTGTTTTAACGTCCGCTTTCAGATCATTGGGTTAGATTTTATTGCCTGCAACTTTACGGTTTCAGTTCACTGTCATGGCGCTCACCAGTATTGTTTCCAGACACTGAGTTTTTAGAGGAACAACTCTAAAAACCCTCTGTACACTAGCTGCCCGGCACCAAAAGCCaggcagacaaagttagcaactagctggtgaacacagttcaGTAGtttaagagccagatatttcccacAGGTGTTAGAGGAGAGCAAAAGCAGATTTAGGGAGAGAACACTGGACTTACCTTTTGCTGTtcttcagaaacacaaatcCAAATGGATGGAAACATTGCTTTGAATCTGCTGGATGTATAAATAAGCAGCTGTTCGCCATATCAACTATAAGGCCCAACATGGCAGAGTTAAGGTTTCAGTCTGTTGACACTGaccccaagtggccaaaaatcaattaatgcaggTCAACTTCTTTTGAACAAGACATTTTCTTTCACCCTGTCAATcataattagcattttctttctgtgtacTTCTGTTAGGTCTTGATCAGATCTTATTAAATTTCAAATAGAACATCATACCCTCTGATATCTGATATGTAATGATTTGATGACACGATGGATGTGGATCTGCACTAGCAAAGAAGGAATCTCAAATTAAATCATCCTGTTGTTTTAGGAAATCCACTTCCTAATCCGGGACACAACTGTGCATTTCTGGACACTGCTGGGCAACACTCTTGGCAAAGTTCATCCTGTGGCAAGAAACTGGGCTACATCTGCTACAAGGACGGGGCTCCAGCAACTCATCCACAAAGTACATGGAAATATTCTACTCTCCGCTGCAGTATTGTTTCTTTAGGTAACACATTCACTGTGTCATAGCAGTCATTAAACCCCatatatctttttttctttgtgtcgTTAGTCGAGCAAGGATTTTGTTCAAACCCTTGGATTCCCTACAATGGCCACTGCTTCCACCTTTATCGTACTACTCAAACATGGTCTGATGCTCAGAGAGAGTGCCGCAAAGAAGGAGGGGACCTGGTCAGCATCCGCAATGTGGAGGACCAAAGCTTTGTCATTTCTCAACTTGGATACGGTGAGGACAAGACATGAAGACGGTCTAACCTTTCAAACGACTGGGACTGTACTGGTCTGTTTGCTGTAGACTGGTTTTAAACCATAAGctacttttgttttcagtatgAGAATAGAAAGAAGGTacatataaaaacacagactgtaatAACTGTCAATATTATTGTTTTCATCATGCTAAACAATGGCTACAACTTAATTTACAAACTACTTGCTGACAGATTTAATGGTCTACAACTGTCCACATTTACCAGTGTTCAGGTGGTACCAAtaaatcagttcatttcagcGTGCagagcatgttaacatgttaacatgagGTACATTCTTAACCGTCCATGTCTGCAGCGTCCACCGATGAGCTCTGGATTGGACTGAATGACATAAGGACGGAGGGGCTGTTTGACTGGAGTGACCACGCTATTGTCAGCTTCACCAGCTGGGAGTTTGGGAAACCTGCCACATCCACCGAGACCGAGGACTGCGTTCTGATCAGGGGAGAGGTAAGATGCACCATGTGGACATGATGAAACAAAGGTGGCCATTGATTTGTGCAACAAATATTCAACTGCATTACCACACAGGAAatcaaaagtaagaaaataaaacaaaaatccaaatatttCTGTGCAACATTCATGAAACATTTGAATGCACAGAAGTTATCTTACATTGGGTGTacaaaaagaaatcaagaaCTTTTCAGATTTGTATGTCATTACAGATATTATGGTTTGTGAAAAGTTCTAGGTCATTAAGTAGTAAATAAATCATTGGACTGCAGGAAATCACAAGATATGACGACAACTGTGAATAGTTCAAGAACAAATCAATCGCTATGGTGCCATTTTTTatatcagtttgtttttaaccaaaatacttcagagcaaaagaaaaaaacataatctaTCCAGTACATTCAAGATGTAAGTGCACAGGTGTTTTACAGAGATGCTTTCTTGCAGAATGGGAACTGGGCAGATCGCTCATGTGATGAGAAACATGGCTACATCTGTATGAAGCAGAGTGCCACTGAAAGCACTGGAGAGGAAGTACAAATGGATGTCGGCTGCAAAGTTGTGAGTGAAGTTTACATGTAACCTATGAAAGAAAAGTATCTGGCCTTCATAAACATCTGAATAACCAGGGTGCATGATTAAAACCCAGAAACTAGTCAGGTAAGCATGTAGATCCAAACACTGTAGACTTTGCATTGGAAGCAGataagtaagtaaataataataataataataatgataataatacaaCTTGACTCTTTGCCCATGAActgcaaacaaatgttttttgtgattAAAATGTATCAGGCAGCATTTCTAACCAGAGTTCTGTTTCTCACAGGGTTGGAAAAGGCACGGCTCTTACTGTTACTTCGTaggagcagagacaaagacgtTTGATGAAGCCAAAGACGACTGTAAGGCCTCAGACTCCTACTTAGCTGATGTTTCAAATGGGTGagaacattttgtgtttttacaattATTATTGCTGTTAACACTGATTGcatgtgaacgactgagccctGCGAGGTGCCCCTTTCAGACCTTATCATGatacctgttaccaatgaacctgtttacctgtggaatgttccaaacaggtgtttttggagcattccgcaactttcccagtctttagttgtttGTGTCTCAACTTGTTGCTGCAccagattcagaataagcacatatttacaaaaatcaatgaagctgacgtcaaacattaaatatatcatgTTTTCACGGTTTTCAATTGAATATATGTCacaaaggattagcaaatgattccattatgttttatttatgttttacacagcgtttcaactttttgggaatcagggttgtgcTGTAGGGTATGTTTCACATGATTCAATGAGACAAAACTTGTGCAAATACTTCCAGGGTGGATAATGCATTCCTTGTCAGCTTGGTGGGGTTGAGACCAGAGAAACACTTCTGGCTAGGCCTCTCAAACCAGAAAAACATTGATGAATTTGTGTGGACCAAAGGAAACGCAGTGAGATATACTCACTGGAACGCTCAAATGCCAGGTATGGAGAAAGAAGCAATTCCACCTCTGAATGAGCAGGCGTGAACTGCAGCTCCATCATTTAAATGTGACTATTTTATTTCCCTGAACAACTCAAGGTTACCAACAGGGTtgtgttgccatgacaactgGGATTTTGGCCGGACTTTGGGACCTGCTGCCCTGCACCAATACGGAGAAATACATCTGCAAACACCTGGCAGAGGGGGCAGTTTTGACAGTTGCACCACCCACTCAAGCTCCTCCCAAGTGTGCCGAAGGCTGGACTCGAGTGGGAACAAGAAACTTCTGCTCAAAGGTACAAGCAGAGGTCAATCTCCACTGACCACCGCTGAAACACACTGCCTGctaataataacaaaacaagAGGCTCTCCAGCTGTCCAGTGTCCACCCACCATGAAATATTCAACACGAGCACTTAGGCTACTGCAGGCAATTCAAGTGACGCAAACATGCCAACTGTGAACACATTTAAGCAATTGTTTCTACATCCTAACATGCTTGTTTCCACCTAACACATACAGAAGGCCTACCTGTAGTGTCAATTAACGCTGGGATCAGCCCACGACAGTTGTCAGCTCTAACAATCACTGTGCCATAAACCCCTTGTTCATAAATGCCTGTAATTCTCCAGCCAGGAGAAAATCAGCTCAAAATCCAgtttgtgtagtctgatcccCCATAAGAGGCTATTGGTTTTATATCTTCAAACGTTTATGGATATAActgttattttttcttattgtcaacaactCCTATGAACAGATTTAAACCAGcaaaaaaagtgaatatttgACTTACACTGATTAACTGGCCAGAAATCAGACTCCAAATGAGTGATGATGTTACAACACTATAACTTgcttctgctgcccccaagtggtaaagaaaaaaaggcaaattctACTTCAATCATCTAGTCGACTTCTGTACATGTGGTCTGCTTTAATTCGACATTCACTTCTTGTCATGTGTTCCAGTTTTTCACAGGGCCTCGAGCTCATGAAAAGACCTGGTTTGAGGCCAGGGATTACTGCAGGGGCATCGGTGGAGACCTGCTCAGCAtccacagtgctgcagagcTACATGTGGGACGGTATGAGTTGGTTAAATGCAATTTAACTGTGTCAAAAAACTGAATTCTTGCAGCATTAAAGATGGCAACCATTAACATGTATCACTAGATCCATCTGTATCTCAGAgaactgtaaaacacaaacattggTAAACAGGCATACGCAAGAATATTCCAGTCAAAGAAGTCCACATTCATGTATTCTTACTTAGCGGTGCAGTTACTTAATATATAAAATGCTCAATGGAATAGAAGATGCTAATCTTCATGCTAATTGCCTTAAAGAGCACCTGTCAGTGTCATTCAGACCTGTTCAGAACAGATCTGACATGCTGGAAGGCTCACGTTTCACACcctgtttgcattttcacacactgaAATCTGAAGCACTAATCCAGTAGTGAACATCAGACTTATTTAGCTCTCACCTCTTCATTGTAATGACtaattcagcttcagcttctttACTGTAGTTCTCATCACTTTAGTAACGGCTTGCCTCTAAATAGCAACAACATGTATAAAGGTAGATATTTTAGTGTACAGCTGAGCAGTGGCACAGAGCAACATCAGGAAACTGCAAAATCAGACAAAAGTATTTTTGAAATAAGGTTGGACACATGAATCAATCACGTGATTTTGTGTACTGCAGACATGGAAGAGCCTGGATTGGACTTCATGCTCCTGACCCGAGCACTGGTTATACATGGAGTGATGGATCCGCGGTTAGTTAACTGTGTTCTACTTTTTACCGCTAATCTGACTCTACAAAtaatcttgttttttgttgtttttaatattgttaTTTATGTTGATTCTTTTTGTCCACAGCTAAACTTCCAGCACTGGCAGGAAGGAGAGCCAAACAATCATAACAATGACGAATCTTGTGCCGAATTCACAATGTACAACTGGAATGAGGGTGGATCTTGGAACGATGTGAACTGTGAGAGCTATAATGACTGGCTGTGCCAGATCCGAGCAGGTACAAATGGAAAAATATACACTGAAATCTACACTATTATTTTCAAACTTCATATATGAAAAATTGACTTGAGCATGCACTCCTTTTCAagctcagtttcagtttcaatgGTGGAGTGGTTGCTTTCTCCCATTCTGCAAAGCTTCCCACAAGCCAGATCTTTGTCACATACAGCAGGAGTTGAGAGCTGGTGTGACTTTGTTACAGAGTTACAAAAATGACTTCTTTCAAATTTGGCCAGTAACCAGGTCAGGTATTTAACTAAAGGCAAGACTGGAGAACTAAACTTCATGTCTGTCTTGGTTTAGATTTTTACAATAACAGACCATAAACAAACCTGCAGACTGTAGAGGGAACAAATGATCAAATCAGTTAACCGAAGACAATCCAGTAAAATGAGcaggtttgtttgctttctgtctaCAACAAACTGACACTCGTTGTGACCTTACAGGAGTGACTCCAAAACCACCTCCAAACAACACTGTTGTGGGTAAGTTGCATAACCAcacaccacaaaaacacacaccacgggtatcaaaaacataaaatgcaacatattAATAAAGTAGGGGTAGCTGTACATTGGAGAAATTTGGCTTTGGGCAGAGATTTATTTCATGGGTTAAACTTCTCTACTCTTCTCCAATAATCTTCTCCAAAGagctttttgaaataaaaatgaatcaaaaatcTTAAgcaacacagtcacaaacagcGACAGGCAGGTGATTTTCAGCTGGAACCATTGCAAAACATGTTGTCTAACCTTTCATTAGACAGGCAGTCAGAGGGTAAGCTGTGAGAGATTTATTTATCGGATCTAAAACCTTTGCAGATTATGACACCACTGCAGATGGTTGGCTTGTGTGGAGAGGGAACCAGTATTACATTAACAGAAACTCAATGGCCATGGAGGAAGCTCGTCACTTCTGTCAGCAGAGACATGGTGACTTGGTATCCATCAGCAGTAGAGATGAAAATATCTTCATATGGAAACAGGTGGGTATTTTCATGTCAACATTCAAATATTGCCACCACTGAAAGATCGTTTACTAACTagaaaaatacatctttaaGCTTTAAGTGtgtacttctgtgtgtgtgttgacagattTCCAGAAGCTATGGGTCCTATTATTTAGGTTTGTCAGTGGATCTTGATGGGTCATTTTGGTGAGTATCAATGATAGTTACAAAATGTAATACAGGTTCTGAGGACAAAGAGCATTAATGGTCCTTACAGTAGAGAGGCTGATAGACTGAATAGCAtaattgatttgtttgcatCGCGCTTTTCCAATTTGACtaccactcaaagcgcttttacaaCAAAAGTCTGCATTTAcccattcacacaaacattcgTATGGCGGCTTCATCCTCT carries:
- the mrc1b gene encoding macrophage mannose receptor 1b, with the translated sequence MSAALRLIRRMLTPRITLAAFVLFIPASQCLTTNDSPFALSNKATGFCLLKRSTRCLDVRWTTGDRLFVTTTKKCLGAQGKSVGSEVSLYDCDDKSDLQKWECRNETLLALKGQQLYIEVKPDESIALSRNVGPNNQLTITGTSSGACSRTYRELYTIEGNAFGKICMFPFLYKDRWYGDCTTYDSSAKRLWCATGTKFEHEQWGYCPTTSTDHWAKNLVTGAYYQLNTQSVLTWAQAEASCKQQSASLLSVTDPNEQAFISAFLGSGKHKLWIGLVLDPEHGWQWSDMKPFRYLRWTTGNPLPNPGHNCAFLDTAGQHSWQSSSCGKKLGYICYKDGAPATHPQIEQGFCSNPWIPYNGHCFHLYRTTQTWSDAQRECRKEGGDLVSIRNVEDQSFVISQLGYASTDELWIGLNDIRTEGLFDWSDHAIVSFTSWEFGKPATSTETEDCVLIRGENGNWADRSCDEKHGYICMKQSATESTGEEVQMDVGCKVGWKRHGSYCYFVGAETKTFDEAKDDCKASDSYLADVSNGVDNAFLVSLVGLRPEKHFWLGLSNQKNIDEFVWTKGNAVRYTHWNAQMPGYQQGCVAMTTGILAGLWDLLPCTNTEKYICKHLAEGAVLTVAPPTQAPPKCAEGWTRVGTRNFCSKFFTGPRAHEKTWFEARDYCRGIGGDLLSIHSAAELHVGRHGRAWIGLHAPDPSTGYTWSDGSALNFQHWQEGEPNNHNNDESCAEFTMYNWNEGGSWNDVNCESYNDWLCQIRAGVTPKPPPNNTVVDYDTTADGWLVWRGNQYYINRNSMAMEEARHFCQQRHGDLVSISSRDENIFIWKQISRSYGSYYLGLSVDLDGSFWWMDGTPVGIQRWDENQPNSNSFDENCVSMTYYMGFWQTCNCGQTYQSICKRGGSAPVNTTAAPTVPPKGGCPLKWSKFDSKCYNIINNRATTWEEARRQCITMGGNLVSVPTRRVQAFLITKMAEAPASDLWIGLNCLKQDGFYWTDGKPRRYTNWGYSKQRRRPGSFYQRWNEEDCVVMSTSPTLGTGKWLIKSCNDTNGFICHRNLDPSFQPKPDPAIPNIYVTLGNDSIKLVTKNLTWEDAKKHCEGDKANLASLRNDWTQAYVELLAMNLKAPVWIGLNKQQTNGYFRYIDGWHLNFAGWAENEPSRDRPCVYLDVDGKWKTAICNQTMNSVCMQTTDVPPTQSANFPGICPEEAREEYRESYSWLPYKGHCYLFVTDEIEWADAASSCVRHGGVLASIEDPEEQQFIKSNVEIFQDSVNSFWIGLYKTHKGTWKWLDTTVMDYTNWAPDEPEDDYGEINAADGTWTTGRRWHDRGYICETPKVMPNDAESKAEPHGGQNPHSRAHSSLVVVLIITAISTLIAVGFFLYKRSPRPLPTFDNPLYFDSERSQPDVVDTNKLIENAEAENPEPIITL